The Carnobacterium divergens nucleotide sequence AATCAATACCAGCTTCAACACCTTTTTTTGTTAACTCAACTGATTTATTTAAACTTTTTTTTGCCAATTCTTTCCAATCCACCATGATTATCCTCCTTTTATAAAAATCTTTCCATATCATAGGAAAGACCTAAACAATCTAGTATTTGATATTTCGTCATTGTATTAATATTGTTTACATTTTTGCACAGAATACTAAAAGCATACATATTAGCTTCTTTTTCAATAGCAGGAATAAAACTGCCACGAGCAACCTTTTTTAAGAAGGGGGTTGAAATACCTTTGTGGAGTCTAACATGTCCTAATTCATGTGCAATAGTGAACTTTTGTAATTCTTTTTTTAAATGTTGATTTACAACTATTGTGTTGCAACGATTATTATTTACTGTAAAACCCCAAGTGTCAGCATCTAAATCAGAATAAAGAATGTTACATCCACATAGTTTAGCAAGTCTTATAGGATCGCATGTTTCATGAAGTTTGGCCAACTTATTGACGTCTTCTTCTATAATAATGGTCATCTAATAACTTCACCTAGTTTCTGTAGTCTTTTCTAGTAAATTTCTTTTTAGCTTCTTCTTTATTCATTTCCATAGCAGTACGAAGAGCTACACGTATTCTTTCTTTTTGTTCCTCTGTTGCTGGTTCCCCATAAAAATTTAAAGAGTCTCCTGTCTCAATTCCTTCTAGTAGTTTATCAGCTTGTAGTGCTATATCTTTTTTTTCATTGTTATTAAGTTTGAAGTATTTT carries:
- a CDS encoding ImmA/IrrE family metallo-endopeptidase, whose product is MTIIIEEDVNKLAKLHETCDPIRLAKLCGCNILYSDLDADTWGFTVNNNRCNTIVVNQHLKKELQKFTIAHELGHVRLHKGISTPFLKKVARGSFIPAIEKEANMYAFSILCKNVNNINTMTKYQILDCLGLSYDMERFL
- a CDS encoding helix-turn-helix domain-containing protein; the encoded protein is MFAKTISELRKTRTKMTQTDMAKFLGIAKTTYASYEQGKRMPDIDIQKKIADYYNVSLDYLHGRLEDEKYFKLNNNEKKDIALQADKLLEGIETGDSLNFYGEPATEEQKERIRVALRTAMEMNKEEAKKKFTRKDYRN